Proteins found in one Kwoniella bestiolae CBS 10118 chromosome 1, complete sequence genomic segment:
- a CDS encoding ATP-dependent RNA helicase DBP2-A encodes MSYGGGSYGGGYGGGGGGGYGGGGGGYGGGGYGGGGGGYGGGGSYGGGGDRMGNLGGGLHNIDWDHTTLTKFEKNFYVQDPRVTARSDAEIAQFRAEKTMKIQGQNIPRPITTFEEAGFPDYILSEIRTMGFTAPSSIQCQAWPMALSGRDLVAVAETGSGKTISFALPAMVHINAQPLLAPGDGPIVLILAPTRELAVQIQTECSKFGKSSRIRNTAIYGGAPKGPQIRDLQRGVEICVATPGRLIDMLESGKTNLKRVTYLVMDEADRMLDMGFEPQIRKIVSQIRPDRQTLLFSATWPKEVQRLAMDFLHDFIQVNIGSMELTANHNVTQHVEICTDYDKRQKLLGHLEQISKENAKVIIFIATKRVADDLTKFLRMDGWPALAIHGDKQQAERDWVLAEFKSGRSPIMLATDVASRGLDVKDIGYVINYDFPNNCEDYIHRIGRTGRAGRKGVSYTYFTADNSKQARELVTILRESKSEVSPELEQMAMYGGGGGGRGRGGGGRGGGRGGGRFGGGGGGYGGSGANGYGGGGGGGYSSRW; translated from the exons ATG TCTTACGGTGGTGGCTCTTACGGCGGTGGATACGGTGGCGGCGGTGGTGGCGGCTACggcggaggtggtggtggttacggtggaggagggtacGGAGGCGGCGGTGGTGGCTATG GCGGCGGCGGATCATACG GTGGTGGCGGTGACAGAATGGGTAACCTTGGTGGTGGTCTACACAACATTGATTGGGATCACACTACCCTCACCAAGTTCGAGAAAAA CTTCTATGTACAAGATCCTCGAGTAACCGCTCGATCTGATGCTGAGATCGCTCAATTCCGAGCTGAGAAGACCATGAAGATTCAAGGCCAAAACATTCCTCGACCAATCACTACCTTCGAGGAAGCTGGTTTCCCCGACTACATCCTTTCCGAAATCCGAACCATGGGTTTCACTGCTCCTTCGTCCATTCAATGCCAAGCTTGGCCTATGGCTCTTTCCGGTCGAGATCTCGTCGCCGTCGCTGAAACCGGTTCCGGTAAAACCATCTCTTTCGCGCTTCCCGCCATGGTCCACATCAAcgctcaacctctcctcgCTCCCGGTGATGGTCCTatcgttctcatcctcgCTCCTACTCGAGAACTTGCTGTTCAGATCCAGACCGAGTGCTCTAAGTTCGGTAAATCTTCTCGAATCAGAAACACCGCTATCTACGGTGGTGCACCCAAGGGTCCTCAAATCAGAGATCTACAACGAGGTGTTGAGATCTGTGTCGCCACTCCTGgtcgattgattgatatgCTCGAATCTGGTAAGACCAACCTCAAGAGAGTTACCTACCTCGTCATGGACGAAGCCGATCGAATGCTTGATATGGGTTTCGAACCTCAAATCAGAAAGATCGTCAGCCAAATCCGACCTGATCGACAAACCCTTCTTTTCTCTGCCACTTGGCCCAAGGAAGTCCAGCGACTCGCCATGGATTTCCTCCACGACTTCATCCAAGTCAACATCGGTTCTATGGAGCTCACTGCCAATCACAACGTTACTCAACACGTTGAGATCTGCACCGACTACGACAAGAGACAGAAACTTCTCGGTCACCTCGAGCAAATCTCCAAAGAGAACGCTAaagtcatcatcttcattgCTACCAAGCGAGTTGCTGATGATCTCACTAAATTCCTTCGAATGGATGGCTGGCCTGCTTTAGCCATTCACGGTGACAA ACAACAAGCCGAACGAGACTGGGTACTCGCTGAATTCAAGTCTGGTCGAAGTCCTATCATGCTTGCTACTGATGTCGCTTCTCGTGGTCTCG ATGTCAAGGACATTGGTTACGTCATTAACTA TGACTTCCCTAACAACTGTGAAGACTACATCCACCGAATCGGTCGTACCGGTCGAGCTGGTCGAAAAGGTGTTTCATACACTTACTTCACCGCTGACAACTCCAAGCAAGCTCGAGAGCTGGTTACCATTTTGAGAGAGTCCAAGAGTGAAGT TTCTCCTGAACTCGAACAAATGGCCATGtacggaggtggtggtggtggacgaggacgaggaggtggtggtcgaggaggtggtcgaggtggtggtcgatttggcggtggtgggggtggttATGGTGGCAGCGGTGCCAATGGATACGGAGGtggtggcggaggaggtTACTCTTCCAGATGGTAG
- a CDS encoding transcription elongation factor S-II codes for MDANTLTGLVKELNTANTDGKTEEVVRILKKLKTEVEPSEDLLRSSKAGVAIGKLRSSSTSSISSLAKEIVKSWRDVIEENKKKRKRDDGDSGSSKKEESGAKRVKAEGSSTAASPSAPSPIPSTSVSTPDLKNESTSKKSPSADSPRQPLSTIDPSRTTPRTAKSDGVDKSLRADSSDGAADPVRDKCVVMIYDALAGDSTAQNKILTERAVGIEKYAHKALNYSTGNDYRGKIRSLYLNLKDKGNPALRNEIVLGYISTEKVANMSKDEMASESVRALNEKIASDNLFKAKAVGETQAETDAFKCGRCQQRKCTYYQMQTRSADEPMTTFVTCTNCGNRWKFS; via the exons ATGGACGCGAATACATTGACAGGGCTCGTGAAAGAGCTGAACACTGCTAACACGGATGGGAAGACCGAG GAGGTAGTCCGTATACTCAAGAAATTGAAGACGGAAGTCGAGCCCTCCGAAGATCTACTGAGA TCCTCCAAAGCAGGTGTAGCGATAGGTAAACTGcgatcctcctcgacctcgtcaatctcgaGTCTGGCCAAGGAGATTGTCAAATCGTGGAGAGATGTGATTgaggagaacaagaagaagaggaagagggatgatggggatagTGGGAGTAgcaagaaggaagagagcgGTGCGAAACGTGTCAAGGCTGAGG GCTCATCAACAGCAGCCTCACCCTCCGCTCCCTCCCCTATACCTTCCACATCAGTCTCCACCCCTGATCTCAAGAACGAGTCCACATCCAAAAAATCACCTTCGGCCGATTCACCCCGTCAACCACTTTCGACCATCGATCCCAGTCGGACAACACCACGTACAGCCAAGTCGGACGGGGTGGATAAGAGTCTGAGAGCGGATAGTTCGGATGGGGCTGCGGATCCGGTTAGGGATAAATGCGTGGTGATGATTTATGATGCCCTGGCAGGGGATAGTACTGCTC AAAATAAGATTTTGACAGAACGAGCGGTGGGGATTGAGAAATACGCACATAAAGCTTTGAATTACTCGACAGGTAACGATTATAGAGGAA AAATACGTTCCCTCTACCTAAATCTCAAAGATAAAGGTAATCCAGCACTGAGGAATGAGATTGTGCTGGGATACATAAGTACAGAAAAGGTAGCCAACATGTCGAAAGAT GAAATGGCCTCGGAATCAGTCCGAGCACTTAACGAGAAGATCGCCTCTGATAATCTGTTCAAAGCCAAGGCTGTCGGTGAGACTCAAGCAGAGACGGACGCGTTCAAGTGCGGTAGATGCCAACAGAGGAAATGTACATATTATCAAATGCAGACTAGGTCGGCGGATGAACCTATGACT ACTTTCGTAAC GTGTACA AACTGCGGTAACAGGTGGAAGTTCAGTTAG